The following proteins are encoded in a genomic region of Coffea eugenioides isolate CCC68of chromosome 6, Ceug_1.0, whole genome shotgun sequence:
- the LOC113774253 gene encoding uncharacterized protein LOC113774253: MRQFGYPQQVLTMQGVGSIELNTIAECRSMVLEAWGNLRGLDNLHLDQVNKLEPRVTLEYNDWIKLTMEQEREWLPLVSVSLEEQNEKLRKELEDHQLQIIVADQALEDARSQLKREARKSEKLEKALGAFDKIQDEIRNLSIGSSRESQHTRLARYEEFLDALQGQGSSGKKPQFKKKEGETAFVWDQDPTPRPRFQHKPTYSPYPYYPNPYPVYNTNISHPRPRPNYANPPTAPFQIPQPNFQQTRPRPPYPQRFPLPNRPTYNYPQPTETYNQNRARTFTNLGRPLDQLYEQLKAAGKIGVIPPPTYPYGVPAGYNPQFTCAYHSGAPRHSTANCRLLKHKVQDMVEAGEIVIRKREEQGPNVSKNRLPEHTGTIGVIMDDEEFKELVRSMSNEIEVCGIMEQPFVIEEASYEEDKRPFILDLTPSESAALEPVIIEFPEQVPVLSLRQVPWNYSEPVLQIGGKPVLKEEVSVVTRSGKIASPSTANAPIQVNNREPTTKPAVTEREAWDFLKRLRRSEYNVVEQLNKMPAQISILDLLFTSDLHRDALLEVLTKARIPKDISLPAEGTGHNKALYVAVRCNGKMLPKVLIDNGSALNICPWSTLVKLGLQDVKLKPSETVVRGFDGAQRESIGEVNLVFEMGPAQFQIACQVMHFPSVYNVLLGRPWIHSSGAVPSSLHQVLKFVVNNQLITIFAEEDCIVIADSKPEEDGNQNASVSSYRTADIVSVCWITSKDSKDKMVLPAASVMMAKEMIRGGYEFDKGLGRNLQGMLKPVELIEKKDLFGLGFRPTARDIQEMKARKRAEKEGKIGALDIPPLRYTFPKPAEVITSEFSPIDEVETSLTHLFVGAISENGPSDDAEFPDIPQ, from the exons ATGAGACAGTTTGGGTATCCGCAGCAAGTGCTGACCATGCAAGGAGTGGGAAGCATCGAACTCAATACAATTGCTGAGTGCCGGAGTATGGTGTTGGAAGCCTGGGGGAATCTTCGTGGTTTGGATAACTTGCATCTGGATCAAGTGAATAAATTAGAGCCTCGGGTCACTTTGGAATATAATGACTGGATCAAATTGACCatggaacaagaaagagaatgGTTACCGTTGGTCTCCGTTAGTCTTGAAGAGCAGAATGAGAAACTAAGGAAAGAGCTGGAGGATCACCAATTGCAGATTATAGTAGCCGATCAAGCTTTGGAAGACGCTCGATCACAATTGAAGAGGGAGGCAAGGAAATCCGAGAAATTGGAAAAGGCATTGGGTGCATTCGACAAAATTCAAGATGAGATTCGGAACCTTAGTATAGGGAGTTCTAGAGAATCTCAACACACTAGATTAGCTAGATATGAGGAGTTT ttggatgctttacaaggACAGGGGAGCAGTGGGAAAAAGCCGCagttcaaaaagaaagagggggaaactgccttcGTATGGGATCAAGACCCTACACCAAGACCCCGATTTCAACATAAACCAACATATTCACCTTATCCCTACTATCCAAATCCTTACCCTGTCTACAATACCAATATCTCgcaccctcgacctcgcccaaattatgctAACCCGCCTACGGCCCCTTTTCAAATACCTCAACCTAACTTTCAACAAACTCGTCCTCGACCTCCTTACCCTCAAAGATTTCCCCTACCAAacagacccacctacaactaccCCCAACctactgaaacctacaatcaaaatCGTGCTCGAACATTTACCAACCTTGGCAGGCCTCTGGATCAGTTGTATGAGCAATTAAAGGCTGCCGGTAAAATAggtgtgattccccctccaacttacccgTATGGCGTGCCAGCTGGGTATAATCCACAGTTTActtgtgcttatcattcaggggcGCCTCGTCACTCCACGGCCAATTGCCGACTCCTTAAACATAAGGTTCAAGACATGGTAGAAGCGGGGGAGATTGTGATTAGGAAAAGAGAAGAGCAAGGACCGAATGTGAGCAAGAATCGCTTGCCGGAGCATACTGGTACTATCGGAGTTATTATGGATGATGAGGAATTTAAAGAGCTTGTTCGGAGCATGTCCAATGAGATAGAAGTGTGTGGGATAATGGAGCAACCTTTTGTGATAGAGGAAGCATCATATGAGGAGGACAAAAGGCCTTTCATTTTAGACTTAACCCCATCCGAAAGTGCGGCTTTAGAACCTGTGATAATTGAGTTCCCAGAACAAGTGCCGGTTTTAAGTCTCCGACAAGTGCCGTGGAATTATAGTGAGCCCGTTTTGCAAATAGGAGGCAAACCAGTTTTGAAAGAAGAAGTGTCTGTTGTTACGAGGTCAGGGAAGATTGCAAGTCCCTCAACTGCTAACGCCCCAATTCAAGTAAACAATCGTGAGCCGACTACCAAACCCGCAGTGACCGAAAGAGAAGCGTGGGATTTTCTCAAGAGACTTAGGAGAAGCGAATACAATGTGGTCGAACAATTGAACAAAATGCCTGCCCAAATTTCCATACTGGACTTGCTTTTCACCTCAGATTTGCATAGGGATGCATTACTTGAAGTGTTGACTAAGGCTCGTATTCCCAAGGATATTTCG CTGCCTGCAGAAGGAACTGGTCATAACAAAGCCTTATATGTAGCTGTGAGGTGCAATGGAAAGATGTTACCTAAAGTACTGATCGACAATGGGTCTGCCCTCAATATTTGCCCTTGGAGCACGTTGGTGAAGTTAGGGCTGCAAGATGTTAAGTTGAAACCCTCAGAGACCGTGGTTCGAGGATTCGATGGAGCCCAAAGGGAGTCCATAGGAGAAGTAAATTTGGTGTTCGAAATGGGGCCCGCACAATTTCAGATAGCCTGCCAAGTTATGCACTTTCCTAGTGTCTATAATGTTTTGCTCGGGCGGCCGTGGATTCACAGCTCGGGCGCTGTGCCCTCTTCCTTGCATCAAGTATTGAAATTCGTGGTGAACAACCAATTGATAACTATTTTTGCTGAAGAGGATTGCATTGTAATTGCCGATTCCAAGCCTGAGGAGGATGGTAACCAAAATGCTTCAGTGTCTTCTTACCGTACAGCTGATATTGTCTCCGTGTGTTGGATAACAAGTAAGGATTCAAAAGACAAAATGGTTTTACCCGcggccagtgtcatgatggccAAGGAGATGATTCGCGGAGGATATGAATTTGATAAGGGATTGGGACGCAATTTGCAAGGCATGTTGAAACCTGTGGAACTCATCGAAAAGAAGGACCTGTTTGGTTTGGGATTCCGTCCGACCGCCAGAGATATACAAGAGATGAAAGCGCGCAAAAGGGCAGAAAAGGAAGGCAAGATAGGTGCTTTAGACATTCCGCCATTACGCTATACCTTTCCAAAGCCAGCTGAAGTCATTACATCTGAGTTTAGCCCAATTGACGAAGTGGAGACAAGTCTGACTCATTTGTTTGTGGGAGCAATATCCGAAAATGGCCCGTCAGATGATGCCGAATTCCCAGACATTCCCCAATGA